One stretch of Streptomyces sp. A2-16 DNA includes these proteins:
- a CDS encoding peptidoglycan recognition protein has translation MKRRAWLTLGAVVLGGGGIATYAVASPSADAARDVQPKRPVKVYDLTLKSTATGKRELPRTGTKEFSLLGVSWTGVTRPLEGTAQVRTRSSATGEWSAWQDLETNIDPPEDPEERSGARGASEPLWVGPSDGVQAQVVHEDGTTSAGLPKGLEVNLVDPGIATAAEQRSAGDDTDPAAFAVDGTTTPTPTPTDTSTPDSTPAPTPTSTPTSSPTESDSASSSPTDTATATVSPTPTPTPTPTPTATVPTAPPSTVPEPSIVSRAGWGADESLSPDPSEYNADVKAVFVHHTDGTNDYSCADSAAIVRGIYAYHTQTNGWNDIGYNFLVDKCGTIFEGRKGGVDLPVLGAHTYGWNRESTGIAVLGNYTDAGASNAALTSVARIAAWKLGQYGVDPNSTVQLKAGATQRNLAGTSFTAGSLYTFNRISGHRDGYATECPGTSLYAQLPTLRAWASGPVQGLKLTSLTGATLSGSTYYSKGAITAKWSATTPGSLISKVELLVDGKVVATTSGTATSASTTLTAGTHKVAVRAVHQSGRTATTTALTVATDTAAPVFSTTPKVTLRTGTVSTTAVPVTLGWKATDSQALKSVSLLSPTTATFGPTTTSSSRTAKPGTASTWSMKAYDVAGNTRTSSPSYTPMILQETSATRSGSWTTRSSTSYLGGKSYSSGSKGASLTWTFTGRSAAWVVSRASTSGQAYVYVDGTKVATVDLKSSTTAYRQAIWTKSWSSSAKHTVKIVVVGTSGRPTITTDGLVYVK, from the coding sequence ATGAAGCGGAGGGCGTGGCTGACACTCGGCGCGGTGGTCCTGGGGGGCGGCGGCATCGCGACCTATGCCGTGGCCAGTCCGTCGGCCGACGCAGCGCGGGACGTACAGCCCAAGCGGCCGGTGAAGGTCTACGACCTGACGCTGAAGAGCACCGCGACCGGAAAGCGGGAACTGCCGCGGACCGGGACCAAGGAGTTCTCGCTGCTCGGTGTCTCCTGGACGGGGGTGACCAGGCCGCTGGAGGGCACGGCGCAGGTGCGCACCCGCAGCAGCGCGACGGGCGAGTGGTCCGCCTGGCAGGACCTGGAGACGAACATCGACCCGCCGGAGGACCCCGAGGAGCGCAGCGGGGCGCGCGGCGCCTCCGAACCGCTGTGGGTCGGCCCCTCGGACGGCGTGCAGGCGCAGGTCGTCCACGAGGACGGCACCACGAGTGCCGGACTGCCCAAGGGACTCGAGGTCAACCTCGTCGACCCGGGCATCGCGACGGCCGCCGAGCAGCGGAGCGCGGGCGACGACACGGACCCGGCGGCGTTCGCCGTGGACGGGACGACGACGCCGACACCGACCCCGACGGACACCTCGACGCCCGACTCGACGCCGGCCCCCACGCCCACCTCGACGCCCACCTCGTCACCGACCGAGAGCGACAGCGCCTCCTCGTCACCGACGGACACGGCGACGGCCACCGTCTCCCCCACGCCCACACCGACACCGACGCCGACTCCGACCGCCACCGTCCCCACCGCGCCCCCGTCGACGGTTCCGGAGCCCTCGATCGTCTCCCGCGCCGGCTGGGGTGCCGACGAGTCGCTCAGCCCGGACCCGTCGGAGTACAACGCCGATGTGAAGGCCGTCTTCGTGCACCACACGGACGGCACCAACGACTACTCGTGCGCCGACTCGGCGGCGATCGTCCGGGGCATCTACGCGTACCACACGCAGACCAACGGCTGGAACGACATCGGCTACAACTTCCTGGTCGACAAGTGCGGCACGATCTTCGAGGGCCGCAAGGGCGGCGTGGACCTGCCGGTCCTCGGCGCGCACACCTACGGCTGGAACCGTGAGTCCACCGGCATCGCGGTCCTCGGCAACTACACCGACGCGGGTGCCTCCAACGCGGCCCTCACCTCGGTCGCCCGGATCGCGGCCTGGAAGCTCGGCCAGTACGGCGTCGACCCCAACTCCACGGTCCAGCTGAAGGCGGGCGCGACCCAGCGGAACCTCGCCGGTACGAGCTTCACCGCAGGCTCCCTCTACACCTTCAACCGGATCTCCGGCCACCGCGACGGCTACGCCACCGAGTGCCCCGGCACCTCCCTGTACGCCCAGCTGCCCACCCTCCGCGCCTGGGCCTCCGGCCCGGTGCAGGGGCTGAAGCTCACCTCGCTGACCGGCGCGACCCTGTCCGGCTCGACGTACTACTCGAAGGGCGCGATCACGGCGAAGTGGTCGGCCACCACGCCGGGTTCGCTGATCTCGAAGGTCGAGCTGCTGGTCGACGGCAAGGTCGTCGCCACCACCTCCGGTACGGCCACATCGGCGAGCACCACCCTGACCGCGGGCACCCACAAGGTCGCCGTGCGGGCCGTGCACCAGTCCGGCAGGACCGCGACGACCACCGCGCTGACCGTCGCGACCGACACCGCCGCGCCGGTCTTCTCCACCACCCCGAAGGTCACCCTGCGCACCGGCACGGTCAGCACCACCGCCGTCCCGGTCACTCTCGGCTGGAAGGCCACCGACTCCCAGGCCCTGAAGTCGGTGAGCCTGCTGTCCCCGACGACGGCCACCTTCGGCCCGACCACCACCAGCTCCAGCCGCACCGCCAAGCCCGGTACCGCGAGCACCTGGTCGATGAAGGCGTACGACGTCGCGGGCAACACCCGCACCTCGTCGCCGTCGTACACGCCGATGATCCTCCAGGAGACCTCGGCGACGAGGTCCGGCAGCTGGACCACCCGTTCGTCCACCAGCTACCTCGGCGGGAAGTCGTACTCCAGCGGTTCCAAGGGCGCGAGCCTGACCTGGACCTTCACCGGCCGGTCCGCCGCGTGGGTGGTCTCGCGGGCGTCCACCTCCGGGCAGGCGTACGTGTACGTGGACGGCACGAAGGTAGCCACCGTGGATCTGAAGTCCTCGACCACCGCCTACCGCCAGGCGATCTGGACCAAGTCCTGGTCGAGCAGCGCCAAGCACACCGTGAAGATCGTGGTGGTCGGCACCAGCGGCCGCCCGACGATCACCACGGACGGTCTGGTCTACGTCAAGTAG
- a CDS encoding DUF1877 domain-containing protein, protein MSDYFHLRAVPPSALRNSANWMQRLFEDDWDAVRDRIGRHREEVLDKSYLDHELLYAGAEVVLGGLPVYPGDHDKPPFLLLTAARANRVSTYLDAADFEALWVIAREELLPRHGGAAAEREARGVFAAAHRDLTAFYGQTAQYGDAVVKWLIH, encoded by the coding sequence ATGAGCGACTACTTCCATCTCCGCGCGGTGCCGCCCTCGGCCCTGCGCAACAGCGCGAACTGGATGCAACGGCTGTTCGAGGACGACTGGGACGCCGTGCGCGACCGCATAGGACGGCACCGGGAGGAGGTGCTGGACAAGTCCTATCTGGACCACGAACTCCTCTACGCCGGCGCCGAGGTGGTCCTCGGCGGCCTGCCCGTCTACCCGGGCGACCACGACAAGCCGCCCTTCCTGCTGCTGACCGCGGCCCGGGCCAACCGCGTCTCGACCTACCTGGACGCGGCCGACTTCGAGGCCCTGTGGGTGATCGCCCGCGAGGAGCTGCTGCCAAGACACGGCGGCGCGGCCGCGGAACGCGAGGCGCGGGGCGTGTTCGCGGCGGCGCACCGGGATCTGACGGCGTTCTACGGGCAGACGGCGCAGTACGGGGACGCGGTGGTCAAGTGGCTGATCCACTGA
- a CDS encoding RNA polymerase sigma factor, which translates to MGQGGEPRRVQAYDGELGAAVARAQEGDETAFAVAYRLVQPGLLGYLRGLVGEDAEDVASDAWLEIARDLGRFRGDGAGFRGWTATIARHRALDHLRRQKVRPRSAALEQDMLDLPGPHSTPDQALESLSTQYALDLVRGLPRDQAEAVLLRVVVGLDGPAAARVLGKRPGAVRTAAYRGLKRLAHQLGVESVTDDGPRTLGEST; encoded by the coding sequence TTGGGCCAGGGAGGGGAACCCCGCCGCGTGCAGGCGTACGACGGGGAACTGGGCGCGGCCGTCGCGCGGGCCCAGGAGGGCGACGAGACCGCCTTCGCGGTCGCCTACCGGCTGGTGCAGCCGGGACTGCTCGGCTATCTGCGCGGGCTGGTCGGGGAGGACGCGGAGGACGTGGCCTCGGACGCCTGGCTGGAGATCGCCCGGGACCTGGGCAGGTTCAGGGGCGACGGGGCCGGGTTCCGCGGCTGGACCGCGACCATCGCCCGGCACCGGGCCCTGGACCATCTGCGCCGGCAGAAGGTGCGGCCCCGGTCGGCGGCGCTGGAGCAGGACATGCTGGACCTGCCCGGCCCGCACAGCACGCCCGACCAGGCGCTGGAGTCCCTGTCCACCCAGTACGCGCTGGACCTGGTCCGGGGGCTCCCGAGGGACCAGGCCGAGGCGGTGCTGCTGCGGGTGGTGGTCGGCCTGGACGGCCCAGCCGCCGCCCGCGTCCTCGGCAAGCGCCCCGGCGCGGTGCGTACGGCCGCGTACCGGGGTCTGAAGCGGCTCGCGCATCAGCTGGGCGTCGAGAGTGTGACGGATGACGGCCCCCGGACGCTGGGGGAGTCGACATGA